One Novipirellula artificiosorum DNA segment encodes these proteins:
- a CDS encoding LolA family protein has product MSESRVLEHELNQLGEDLRREPSVASSIVARIQEIESTEVVTLPSVRRTQTRTFASIAMSLAAVAAVTALMFVFRTDVVAFAQMQKRIAEFQTASLRYQQSVFKQDEKETEISKSEMRVMINTEGGRIRVEMPDGSLLITNRAIGKRLTTDLKNNTATLAHVYDSQEEHNLLAMLRSMHLAENAQSIATKIIDGETCLGFRVDEPESVLRVWVSPETLLPVHAERTIENVNGPWPNNGVDEKVKVVTTFTDIRFGIPLEDALFSLNPPPNFRLTETGKPPTSLSEVFPTTPQIVPLEGIGVLKFGMTQLEAMQLLGRPDREDISKPSIQIDENTSQVDDKPRPSKDSRLVILTEFHALSYFNLGLRLNFEVRDGLVGLLFHKKVPLQEGVELPGTLANGLGLGSSEQEVIATYGEPSKGYSKSMLYYEDFGLMFVMSEQRTVSSLSLDQGSERSLRFEWREPDEK; this is encoded by the coding sequence ATGAGCGAAAGTAGGGTGTTGGAACACGAACTTAACCAACTGGGGGAAGACTTGCGCCGAGAGCCGAGTGTGGCTTCTTCTATTGTCGCAAGGATTCAAGAGATCGAATCAACGGAGGTGGTCACGCTGCCATCGGTTAGACGTACGCAAACGCGAACGTTCGCGAGTATTGCTATGTCGTTGGCCGCGGTGGCTGCCGTCACGGCCTTGATGTTCGTCTTTCGAACGGACGTCGTCGCTTTTGCACAAATGCAGAAAAGGATTGCTGAGTTTCAAACTGCTTCACTTCGGTATCAACAGTCTGTTTTCAAACAAGATGAAAAAGAAACGGAGATTAGCAAGTCCGAAATGCGAGTGATGATTAACACGGAAGGCGGACGGATTCGAGTTGAAATGCCCGATGGTTCTTTGTTGATAACCAACAGAGCCATTGGCAAACGCCTGACGACGGATTTGAAGAACAATACGGCTACGCTAGCCCACGTGTATGACAGCCAAGAGGAACACAACCTTCTAGCGATGTTGCGATCCATGCATTTGGCCGAAAATGCTCAGAGCATCGCAACGAAAATCATTGATGGGGAGACTTGTCTAGGCTTTCGCGTTGATGAGCCCGAATCCGTTTTGCGAGTATGGGTGTCGCCTGAGACGTTGTTACCCGTACATGCTGAGCGGACGATTGAGAACGTGAATGGGCCATGGCCGAATAATGGCGTTGATGAGAAAGTAAAGGTCGTTACAACGTTTACTGATATACGTTTTGGAATACCGCTGGAAGACGCCCTCTTCAGCCTAAATCCGCCACCGAATTTTCGGCTGACCGAGACCGGAAAGCCTCCAACAAGCCTTTCGGAAGTATTTCCAACGACGCCTCAAATCGTTCCGCTGGAAGGTATCGGGGTACTAAAATTCGGAATGACTCAGTTGGAAGCAATGCAGTTGCTCGGTCGTCCCGACAGAGAGGATATCTCGAAACCCAGCATCCAAATTGACGAAAATACATCTCAAGTGGACGACAAACCACGTCCGTCTAAGGACTCTCGCCTTGTTATTTTGACCGAGTTTCACGCCCTTTCCTATTTCAATCTCGGACTTCGATTGAACTTCGAGGTCAGGGATGGGTTGGTTGGATTGTTGTTCCATAAGAAGGTACCACTTCAGGAAGGAGTTGAGTTGCCAGGAACGTTGGCTAACGGCCTCGGTCTCGGTTCTTCGGAACAAGAAGTCATCGCGACTTACGGCGAACCCAGCAAAGGCTACTCGAAGTCCATGCTGTATTACGAGGACTTCGGGCTCATGTTTGTGATGTCTGAACAGCGCACAGTTTCTTCGCTCAGCCTCGATCAAGGAAGCGAGAGAAGCTTGCGATTTGAATGGCGAGAACCCGACGAGAAGTGA
- a CDS encoding RNA polymerase sigma factor codes for MTEQDESPLTANDELVVAARTDRDAFGEIYEAYYDRILGFCLKRLFDRSIAEDVCGEVFLYVAKHMHAFRGTTEQDFRRWVYRIATTETNAIIRRNKRRQELWDDALLTNRISTQGSHNDETSTEQPDWTTVYQAIRQLNQRQKMVVTLRLFDELPYEDIAEILKIRQATARVAYSRAIERLRQLLVSDSPELDETKVR; via the coding sequence ATGACCGAACAAGACGAATCTCCGCTTACAGCCAACGACGAACTGGTCGTTGCTGCGCGAACGGATCGCGATGCGTTTGGTGAAATATACGAAGCCTACTATGACAGAATCCTTGGGTTCTGCCTGAAGCGACTGTTCGACAGGAGCATCGCGGAGGACGTTTGCGGAGAAGTGTTTCTGTACGTTGCGAAACACATGCACGCGTTTCGGGGGACGACCGAGCAAGATTTCCGCCGCTGGGTGTACCGCATCGCGACGACGGAAACCAACGCCATCATCCGACGCAACAAACGACGACAAGAACTTTGGGACGACGCATTGTTGACAAACCGAATATCGACACAGGGGTCGCACAACGATGAAACGTCAACTGAACAGCCCGACTGGACGACCGTGTACCAAGCGATCCGGCAGCTCAACCAACGGCAAAAGATGGTTGTCACCCTGCGGTTGTTTGACGAGTTGCCTTACGAGGATATCGCTGAAATTTTGAAGATACGACAAGCGACCGCGCGTGTTGCCTACAGCAGAGCGATCGAGAGGTTGCGTCAGCTGCTTGTGTCCGATTCACCTGAACTCGACGAAACAAAGGTTCGATGA
- a CDS encoding ankyrin repeat domain-containing protein, translating into MTKPLPAPTRSLPAKPNLLQLRKQAKQLLKSYKAGQTAAIQEVQRFEETPNRETLSLADAQRIFARAYGFSSWARLKQHVDGLNVQAFCEAVQAGDIGRVRELAKARPELVGIERGGSFGEQIALHLAVLNRNTEMTRLLMQLGSDAHKGIWPHREATSAFAIAKSRDWNDIVEIIEQQERNRRTKLSGSGATIGPQTDAIFKAIHQDINDEAIRILESDLSLVHACDDGGATPLHIAASMHNPLLVRWLIEHGADVNAMAERDVPPHLHAIRDSSGKTPLDYAAVLAGWSSHGRDFCFLERSRVAPERFNETCTLLRSAGASLTPRTAVATGDLSSVLRMHRENQLINDVHFFRGGLLSIAVRVNNLEMVSQLLALGIDPDESGVSTDDGSRSWGAPLWFATMCGRHGVAETLLNHGADVNAVLYACGDAMSIAQTTADERLKVILNDHGARITVEHVASCADIGLAQAILDGTTPACSLNSDSATPVELAEQMLLAAGDNSPEIVRLCLQHIHRPKDDAWWTYAMVRATNPQSLDHILRHGVNPSVVGENGFTLLHHIATTTTGESDRLKLATILLEHGASLEQRDLLLKSTPLGWACRWGRRELVELYLSRGLDPSDPGTEPWAKPLAWATRQGHDEIVAQLMALCAS; encoded by the coding sequence ATGACCAAACCACTGCCTGCCCCCACGCGCAGCCTTCCCGCCAAACCCAATCTTCTACAGCTTCGCAAGCAAGCGAAGCAACTGCTCAAATCCTACAAAGCCGGGCAGACGGCAGCGATTCAAGAGGTCCAACGATTCGAGGAGACGCCGAATCGAGAGACGCTCTCACTGGCCGACGCCCAGCGAATATTTGCTCGTGCCTACGGTTTCTCCAGTTGGGCGAGACTGAAACAGCATGTCGATGGTTTGAACGTGCAAGCGTTCTGTGAGGCCGTTCAAGCGGGCGACATCGGGCGCGTCCGAGAGTTGGCGAAGGCACGCCCCGAACTCGTGGGCATCGAAAGGGGTGGCAGCTTTGGAGAACAAATTGCTCTGCATCTTGCTGTCCTCAATCGAAACACAGAAATGACTCGTCTGCTGATGCAGTTGGGATCCGATGCACACAAAGGGATTTGGCCCCATCGAGAGGCGACTTCCGCGTTCGCCATCGCAAAGAGTCGCGACTGGAATGACATTGTCGAGATCATCGAGCAGCAAGAACGCAATCGCCGTACAAAGTTGAGCGGTTCCGGTGCAACGATTGGTCCGCAAACCGATGCGATCTTCAAGGCGATTCACCAGGATATCAACGACGAAGCGATTCGCATCCTGGAAAGTGACCTGTCGCTGGTTCATGCCTGTGACGACGGCGGGGCAACGCCGCTGCACATTGCTGCCTCCATGCACAACCCCCTTTTGGTTCGGTGGTTAATCGAACACGGAGCCGACGTGAATGCAATGGCCGAACGCGACGTTCCACCCCACCTACACGCGATCCGTGACAGTTCGGGGAAGACGCCACTTGACTATGCGGCTGTTTTGGCTGGGTGGTCGTCACATGGACGCGATTTCTGTTTTCTTGAACGGTCGCGGGTTGCTCCAGAGCGTTTTAATGAAACATGCACTCTGCTGCGATCGGCTGGTGCGAGTCTCACGCCGCGCACTGCGGTCGCTACGGGAGATCTATCTTCCGTCTTGCGAATGCATCGCGAGAATCAACTCATCAATGACGTTCATTTTTTTCGAGGCGGTTTGCTCAGTATCGCCGTTCGAGTCAACAATCTCGAAATGGTGTCGCAATTGTTGGCGTTGGGCATTGACCCTGATGAATCAGGTGTGTCGACGGACGACGGGAGCCGGAGTTGGGGTGCGCCACTTTGGTTCGCAACCATGTGCGGCCGGCACGGAGTTGCCGAAACTCTGCTGAACCATGGAGCCGACGTGAATGCGGTCTTGTACGCTTGCGGCGATGCCATGTCGATTGCACAAACGACAGCAGACGAGCGGCTCAAGGTGATCCTGAACGACCATGGAGCCCGGATTACTGTCGAGCATGTGGCAAGCTGTGCCGATATTGGATTAGCGCAGGCGATTCTCGATGGAACGACGCCGGCTTGCAGCCTCAACTCTGATTCCGCCACGCCCGTGGAGCTGGCCGAACAGATGCTTCTAGCAGCCGGTGATAACTCCCCGGAGATTGTGCGGCTATGTCTTCAGCACATCCATCGCCCCAAAGACGACGCCTGGTGGACCTATGCCATGGTGCGAGCGACCAATCCCCAAAGCCTCGATCACATTCTGCGGCACGGCGTCAATCCGAGTGTCGTTGGAGAGAACGGATTCACGTTATTGCACCACATCGCCACAACCACCACTGGAGAATCCGATCGTCTCAAACTAGCCACCATTCTACTTGAGCACGGGGCCTCGCTTGAGCAGCGCGATCTGCTGCTCAAATCGACTCCACTTGGTTGGGCCTGTCGCTGGGGCCGCCGCGAACTCGTTGAACTGTATTTAAGCCGTGGCTTAGACCCTTCCGACCCCGGGACCGAACCCTGGGCCAAGCCTTTGGCGTGGGCCACCCGGCAAGGTCACGACGAAATCGTCGCACAGCTTATGGCGTTGTGCGCCAGCTGA
- a CDS encoding RNA polymerase sigma factor, translated as MSQWPETSESLILRIRNSQDAVAWSQFMAIYEPVVYRLARRRGLQHADALDLCQKVFLAVAKAVENWEPQEEGPQFRNWLNRVARNAILNAITRGKPDRATGGSSAEDLLLEIPDGEGVTTAILNESRMEAFRWAAKQVQTEFSESTWTMFHETTICGRSVAEVAESMGRSAGAVYAARFRVMQRIKDKVNEVSDFWSLES; from the coding sequence ATGAGCCAGTGGCCGGAAACGAGCGAAAGTCTGATTCTGCGAATTCGTAATTCGCAGGATGCGGTCGCATGGTCGCAGTTCATGGCGATCTACGAACCGGTCGTCTATCGCTTGGCCAGACGGCGAGGATTGCAGCACGCGGATGCACTGGATCTGTGCCAGAAAGTGTTCCTCGCGGTCGCTAAGGCGGTCGAGAACTGGGAACCGCAAGAGGAGGGTCCGCAGTTTCGCAACTGGCTCAATCGAGTGGCACGCAACGCAATCCTGAATGCGATCACTCGCGGGAAGCCGGATCGAGCGACGGGAGGCTCCAGCGCTGAGGACCTGCTGCTGGAAATACCGGACGGTGAAGGCGTCACTACGGCAATTCTGAATGAGAGTCGCATGGAGGCTTTTCGCTGGGCGGCCAAGCAGGTTCAAACGGAGTTCAGTGAATCGACTTGGACAATGTTTCACGAAACGACCATCTGTGGTCGCAGTGTTGCTGAGGTCGCCGAGTCAATGGGCCGTAGCGCTGGCGCGGTCTATGCCGCTCGCTTCCGAGTCATGCAACGTATCAAAGACAAAGTTAACGAAGTATCCGATTTCTGGAGTCTGGAATCATGA
- a CDS encoding serine/threonine-protein kinase: MDTGDGEESLSRPVAPDIEAVQAAFPQLEVIELIGQGGMGAVYKARQKSLDRSVAIKLLTRQSVGQNDFEARFTREARALAELNHPNIVTIHDFGQAGGFFFLLMEYVDGVNLRQAMDAGRMSPAQALSIVPPVCEALTFAHNRGIVHRDIKPENLLLDREGHVKIADFGIARIVRLPDDESAPSFDAGDGQPRSDVQLTGNVILGTPNYMAPEQTQHPEAVDQRADVYSLGVVLYEMLTGELPRGNFEMPSRKIQVDVRLDEIVLRALDRNPELRWPTTAALKAQLETLSVDEHRVSVHARSPESSAHWGFTFAATSVILFNSAAIFLIVFLLLLGIGGRFLAAGIVLCIPMSLVAAFLALMWNESLAERALGAARQYRPLRWIAWTGALLAVPIGGFGIFMLQAVLDDPSWHPILSEAIVAFTAWFGTILLPVSAWWLFRKVSQDGVGISVSTSVSARSPRVTAMCTIALVLAITLPILGFWLHQAKQSRQLHEQSRELTRLTAQLNVARASQAILKQSPSADGDKELAEVEARIDSITQELDIQRALPAFGSLGTALAFSVTGILLGVFGAVILILNYVESRTWRVVLTVFVSLCIIAIGTIMLALVTYFQMEIGPSSADIAESVAIQYENR; the protein is encoded by the coding sequence ATGGACACTGGGGATGGCGAAGAGTCATTGTCACGTCCAGTGGCTCCGGACATCGAAGCGGTTCAAGCTGCGTTTCCACAACTGGAAGTCATCGAACTAATCGGTCAAGGCGGGATGGGGGCTGTTTACAAGGCACGGCAGAAGTCGCTTGATCGGTCTGTCGCCATCAAACTGCTGACGCGGCAATCGGTAGGTCAGAACGATTTTGAAGCTCGCTTCACTCGCGAAGCACGGGCGTTGGCAGAGTTGAATCACCCGAACATCGTCACGATTCATGATTTTGGACAGGCCGGTGGATTTTTCTTTCTGCTGATGGAGTACGTCGATGGAGTGAATCTTCGACAGGCGATGGATGCAGGAAGAATGTCACCGGCACAGGCGTTGTCGATCGTGCCACCAGTCTGCGAAGCATTAACGTTTGCCCACAACCGGGGCATCGTGCATCGCGATATCAAACCCGAGAATCTGCTGTTGGACCGTGAAGGCCATGTGAAGATCGCCGATTTCGGGATCGCGCGGATCGTTCGGCTACCAGATGATGAATCGGCTCCAAGTTTTGACGCTGGCGATGGACAACCGCGTTCCGACGTGCAGCTTACTGGCAATGTCATTTTGGGAACGCCCAACTACATGGCACCAGAGCAGACCCAGCATCCAGAGGCTGTCGATCAGCGCGCGGATGTCTATTCGCTGGGCGTCGTGTTGTACGAAATGCTTACAGGAGAATTGCCTCGCGGAAACTTTGAAATGCCGTCTCGCAAGATTCAAGTCGATGTGCGGTTAGACGAGATCGTGTTGAGAGCGCTGGACCGCAATCCTGAATTGCGATGGCCAACGACGGCGGCGCTCAAGGCACAATTGGAAACGCTCTCAGTCGACGAGCATCGCGTTTCGGTTCATGCCCGCTCACCAGAGTCTTCGGCTCATTGGGGTTTTACGTTCGCGGCAACTAGCGTGATTCTATTCAATTCGGCTGCCATCTTTCTGATCGTGTTCCTCTTGCTACTTGGGATCGGCGGAAGATTTCTAGCCGCAGGCATAGTGTTGTGTATTCCGATGTCGTTGGTTGCAGCATTCCTTGCATTGATGTGGAACGAGTCGCTCGCGGAGCGTGCGTTGGGTGCGGCACGCCAATATCGACCGTTACGATGGATCGCATGGACTGGGGCGTTGCTTGCCGTGCCTATCGGTGGATTCGGTATCTTCATGCTTCAGGCGGTACTTGACGATCCGAGCTGGCATCCCATTCTCAGTGAAGCGATCGTTGCGTTCACGGCATGGTTCGGCACGATCTTATTACCCGTTTCTGCGTGGTGGCTGTTCCGAAAAGTGAGCCAAGATGGAGTTGGGATTTCTGTGTCGACGAGCGTATCAGCTCGAAGCCCAAGGGTAACAGCCATGTGTACAATCGCACTCGTACTCGCGATCACGCTACCGATTCTCGGGTTTTGGCTTCACCAGGCAAAGCAATCACGTCAACTTCACGAACAGAGCCGAGAATTAACTCGCTTGACCGCTCAGCTAAATGTTGCACGGGCATCGCAGGCGATTTTGAAACAGTCGCCCTCAGCCGACGGTGACAAAGAATTGGCAGAAGTGGAAGCGAGAATTGACTCAATAACTCAAGAGCTTGATATCCAGCGGGCGTTACCCGCGTTTGGAAGTTTGGGAACAGCACTGGCGTTCTCGGTCACTGGTATCCTGCTGGGCGTCTTTGGTGCTGTGATTTTGATTCTAAACTACGTTGAAAGCAGAACATGGAGAGTGGTTCTGACTGTGTTTGTTAGCTTGTGTATCATTGCCATCGGAACGATCATGCTGGCGTTAGTTACGTATTTTCAAATGGAAATTGGCCCAAGTTCTGCGGACATAGCGGAATCGGTCGCAATTCAATACGAGAATCGGTGA
- a CDS encoding RNA polymerase sigma factor, producing the protein MTQTSEFGNHEQPRFATTQWTRIVAARGDSPEAREALGELCTAYYRPVEAFIRKSCRSPQDARDLTHDFFARILDGNGFEQAEPSRGRFRSYLLGCVKHFLSDANDRRMAAKRGAGKPPQSIHASASDENELREQSLIDPNGFPPDAYFDRQWAVEVLDRVLSALERQHQQAGKTSEFELLKPCLTGDTAMPTSAEFGKQLGLNAEAAAMAVHRLRKRFRAAVKAEISETVADEVEVRSELNYLIQALSLASESDHHLADGRATW; encoded by the coding sequence ATGACGCAAACGTCCGAATTTGGAAACCACGAGCAACCCCGATTCGCGACCACTCAGTGGACGCGAATTGTTGCCGCACGCGGCGATTCGCCTGAAGCGCGCGAGGCACTTGGAGAGCTATGCACGGCTTACTATCGGCCCGTCGAGGCGTTCATTCGGAAATCATGCCGATCACCCCAGGATGCTCGTGACTTAACGCACGACTTCTTCGCACGCATTCTCGACGGCAACGGCTTCGAGCAAGCCGAACCAAGCCGAGGGCGGTTTCGATCTTATTTGCTCGGTTGCGTTAAGCATTTCCTCAGCGATGCCAATGACCGTCGGATGGCGGCCAAGCGTGGTGCGGGAAAGCCCCCGCAGTCGATTCACGCATCGGCGTCGGACGAAAATGAACTGCGTGAACAGTCTTTGATCGATCCGAACGGTTTTCCACCCGATGCCTACTTTGATCGCCAGTGGGCGGTTGAGGTACTTGACCGTGTACTGTCGGCGCTTGAGAGGCAACATCAACAGGCCGGTAAGACATCAGAGTTTGAATTGCTGAAACCCTGCCTGACCGGCGATACAGCGATGCCGACATCGGCTGAGTTTGGCAAACAACTCGGCCTCAATGCCGAAGCCGCCGCAATGGCCGTGCATCGCTTGCGAAAACGATTTCGAGCGGCCGTCAAAGCGGAAATATCGGAAACGGTGGCGGACGAAGTCGAAGTACGATCGGAATTGAACTACCTGATTCAAGCACTATCACTCGCAAGCGAATCCGACCATCACTTGGCCGACGGGAGAGCGACTTGGTAA
- a CDS encoding RNA polymerase sigma factor — protein sequence MNESSKQLRLKLNESDAELAGKAQCGDVPAFEQLILRYERSARSIAWAFLHDSHACDDAIQETFVAAYQSLAGLRETEKFGAWLMQIARRTSQKLATRVNNRPDQGPSIDEVAEVPLAISSRQRQLLELIERLPENERLVIAMRYFDGHSSQEIADVTGRPLGTVTKQLSRAYERLRSWFTQSEEQVHERK from the coding sequence TTGAATGAATCTAGCAAGCAGTTGAGGCTCAAGTTGAACGAATCCGATGCAGAATTAGCTGGGAAAGCGCAGTGCGGCGATGTGCCTGCATTTGAGCAGCTAATCCTGCGTTACGAGCGGTCAGCGCGCAGCATTGCCTGGGCGTTTCTGCATGACTCGCACGCATGCGATGATGCGATCCAAGAAACATTTGTTGCCGCTTATCAAAGTCTCGCTGGGCTGAGAGAAACGGAGAAGTTCGGAGCATGGTTGATGCAGATTGCCCGACGCACATCGCAGAAACTCGCGACCAGGGTCAACAACCGACCCGACCAGGGGCCATCGATTGACGAAGTCGCTGAAGTACCATTGGCGATTTCCTCACGCCAACGACAGTTGCTCGAACTGATCGAACGGCTACCGGAAAACGAGCGGCTGGTGATCGCAATGCGTTATTTCGATGGCCACTCCAGCCAGGAAATCGCTGATGTCACAGGACGACCACTGGGCACCGTTACCAAGCAACTCTCGCGAGCGTACGAAAGGCTACGAAGTTGGTTTACACAATCCGAGGAGCAAGTTCATGAGCGAAAGTAG